The sequence ttctttaaaaatatcgTTACATGTATATTCTTTATTACCAATGTATGATTTTATGagaattttgaatgatgatttccacaattaGTTGGACATCGAATTCATAAAGAAATGCCATCAATAAACAACTAAATTTTTGATATTGGATGGTTTTCCTGAAGGATCCTGTATAAGAATATCAAGTGAAAGGTTTATCTTTTAATGTCATTGATGTATTCATAATAAGTTAAGTTAAGTACTGGACTCGTTTATATTAATCTCTTGTGTTcgaaatatatttaaaacattatGGTTATATATACAGTTGAAATTAATTACCGCTTTGTTATTCCTTGCTTTATATCATAAGCTATCTACAGTATCCTATTTAgtagttatatatatttatagcaTATTTTATAACAAACACAAAGGAAGATTATTCATGCACAATTTTTAATAGTAACTTATCTTTAAACTTTGGTATATATCaagtattttattattgtaaaactgaGTATAGGTGAAACCATCTATAATAATTTTTAACCCAGtttaaattaattgaatttaaaaGCTCAAGTCGATTTCTCATTTTATCTGTTATATTCAACGAAGAATCCGGCACACATGTTTATCGGTTCAAGCTATCACAACATATTGGTATATTGAGGTGACAGAATAGTTtaagtaataacaatattagtagtagtagtagagaaAAATCAGTCATAAAAGATACAATTCGTAAAGAAAATATAGATTTGTAGAATAGTGAAAAATTTCAAAGGTAACTATGAAACTTAGGATCTAAAGAAAGATAAAAAGTGAATCTGGATGTTCCATTGAGAatgattctgaaccatgtcacccaatgtctccaaccattggtaaCGATAATCGGTGTAGTTTGTACCTACTAGCATGACGCGGTTTGTTATTGACTTCGTGAACCCATTCTTACCCTAGTCAATATTCATCATCAAGGTAACTTGAATCTGACTTCAACATTGCTCATATAATGGTCCCAACATACACGGCTATCCTTAATTATTAACAGCAATTTTTCACACCTATAAAACAAAGCCATGCGAAGTATGGTCGTTCTTCGGTTGATAGATGGATACCTCTCTTTACTTCAAGTAACATATGTTGCGAACGTTAAGGAAGCTTGCTGAATTCATTccgagattttgtcagacataGACTCATAAGGGTTGATGAGTCTTCGAAGGTAGGTGAAGTGATCATACGATCCAGCTGCATAACTTCCAATCACTAGTTCAAGGTTTGATTTAGATCAGCTCTAAAGGAATATTTTGCATTTGAAGGGGAAGAGTCGCACCTAGAAATGCTTTCATTGTTTCTTtaggtggtcagaagactgtaCTTCTTCAGGGTATTAACCAAACAAGATTATGTCATCTCCGTATTCCAAGTTGAAAAGTGAACCGCCCGGTGGGAAACCAATTCCCAAAAGGTCATATTATGAAAGTGTTATCTCCAAAACGACTGTGACGACAAAGTTAGATAGAAATGAATACGTCTGACAACCCTGGTGAACGCCACCTGAAGCTATCAACTTCCATGACAGTTTCCTATAATCTCTGACTCAACCATACTTCGTCAATGCATTCACACCCAGATCTGAAACCACTCTAGTTTCTTCCACAAAAGCCTTAGTTGTACTTAAGACGATTTGTGAAACCAATGTGTTGAATATCATATTGGTCGAACTAACTTTTCTGTAGCTATCTCATTAAGAATTTTCTTCCTTCTTATGGACTGGAACAATCAGACATCAAGACCAATCAAACGGTCTTGTCCTCGAATTCTAGCTAGTACTTCAGTCAATCTAGCTGCTAAAACTGGACTACAGCCTTAAAGATCTTCGGCGTTAACCCTTCAGGACCTTTTGTTCTTCCTTATTTTAGATTAGCTGCAATATTTTGACTTTATTGAGAGTTAGAAGGCCTATTTTAACATCATATCCAGGTTACTTGGTAAAAGAAGGTAAATGAAGAGTAGATGGAGGGAAGATCAACTGTTCTCCAAATTGTGCTAGTCGTCGTTCTAGTCTTTTGGGTTGAGAGAATCATTGGTTCAGTTTTTTCAGAAATAATTCTACCGATTCTAAAAGTCGTAATATCTGTTTCCTTGCTAAGTCAGAAAAATTACCTATTGTTGCCTGTCTCTACTACCTTTTCCTTCTATTTTGCTTCTCCTACTCACGATAATTACGTAGATTGTTTTTCAGCCTATTTTTATACTGTCTTCACTCCTCACAGTGTTCCGAGCCTAATGAGATGAGTTTCCGAGCACTCATCAATTAAGTAGTTGCTACTGGAATCCACTAATTTCTCCCGAACATTTGATTTAAACCACTGCTGATcgaatataattataatttacattagTGGTTGATTAGTTGCTTCTTTGgctttttaaaatatattctgGACATTTTTATCGCTAAGTGAAACTCTAAGAAGTCTCATTGCTTTGGCTTTTCTGACTCCAGTAAGATGCTAAAAACACTTGTTCGTCCTAGAGAATAACTAGAGCCTAAGcatgtactccagaatgagcaacAGTCGTTTGCTGAACCTATCTATTGATGGATTGTGATGTAGTCTATTTGTGTCCATTACTGATTCGACTTTAGTGATTGGCACGTTAGAAGACACCTCCATTTTTACCTAAAGTTAGGGCTTGGTAGAAAAAAATGGTTATTTGAATATGGTTTCAGTTGACGGTGACCGTTGTTCGTTAGTTCCAAGACTCATTTAAGTATCTTTTAGTTTAATTTAGGCTACTCACTTGAGCATTAGGTCACCTGCTACTATTACTGCATTTGAACGCTTAACATTTTGAAAGAGGATGGAAAGGATTCTATAAAGTTCATCTTCCACTTTATTTGAACtacagtcagtgggagcgtaggagGAGATAACTGAGAAGCAACGGTGAGTGTCAATGTCTTTTTAAGTTCCTACTGTACGATTGAAGTTGAGAGTGTGTAGATGACTACGTCCCAGGATCCAGTCCAGGAGAGTATGTTCTGCTCCTGAAATTAGCGCTTTACCTACGCTACTGAGACCACGAGAAGTGGAAGTTAAGATTCCAGATACACGGAGCATAAATTATAACcgttctttattttgacttagtgAGGTCAAGTATATAACCACATTAGGATTCTGTATAGAGGTCATAGCAACTATGGGTTTGTCGAGAGAGCGTCACCCCAAAGTTCTAGCCAGGGGAGCTTATTCTTTAGTCGGACGTAATGTTGGAACATTGAAAGCTCCAACATGTAGTTTAGAACGTGGAGATCAGCAGTAAAATTTTACGAGCTTGAATCATTATTAACGGTGTAGCAAATGGGTGAAGAAAAGCTGTAGAAAAAGGCATAGTAATGGAAGTAAAAGAAACATTAAGTGAGAAAGAGACTTGGTTGTGAACAATAGGAACTATCGTATTGTCAAAGATACAAGGGCGATTATTATTTCCCAGTTGCCAACATTATAAGAGGACGCTCCTCGGTCCACATAGAAGGGGACTTGGATTGACAGTGATCTTAGCGGTCAGGAAACATGACCTCATAGACCAAAGGACAACTATTTAAATGTGtggggtaaggtgaggtgtgatcATAGCCCCGACCTTACTATTTTCACACCCCAGTACAGTTAGCGATACGATTTCACCCTAAGACCATGAGTTTCTTCCTTTAGTCATACTGTTCTCCAGCTGACCTACCCGGCCTAGTAAAATCTAAAAAAAAACAGGTTTTCTAACCATTATAGCTCAAGTGGCTGGTCAAACTAAACGAACACGACGACCATGTCGAGGTAGCATTCGTCACCGACCGATGTCAACTGGGGCCCCATTACAAACCAAGGGAGTACTAAACAGCTGCCTAATCCCTGTTCGGGACTTCTCAGTAACATGTGTCAACGATCCCACATGCTATTCTATGGAATCACCAAGAACGAAATCCTTTTCCACATTTTTGTTTTCAGTCACTTTTTACCATTTAGCATGAATACATACAATAATTACAAATAAGATTACAATAACATAGAAAATTACGAAGGTTCTGTAATTACTTTTTTCTGACAGTTTACGTTTTATATTTGAAAACTagtgaaaatattaaattcacAGGAATTTGGTTAGTGTGATAAGAAAACGATGGTTATCAGAACCCTGATTTGTAAACCTAACTCAGATTAGCTCTTATTACCTAACTCAAACTTTTTAGCAcgatagctaatgtcagttggTGACAAAATTTCTACCTTTTtcttttggttgtatctccttTTGATCTGATTCTTggttttatatttgtttattttatattttttccaACTGGTTGAAAAATGGTATCGATTTCagtgtgtttgttgattgctggtTGACCTGAGTGACATGCTTCTAAAAATTTTCCGGTATTCTTAGTAATCCCTGTCTCTATGATTTTAacatttttccagtcgaatgtgtGTTCACAGTTGTCGACGTACTTTGGTATGAGCGAAGATATTTCATGGCGTTTGACCAATAAATGATGTTCGTGCATGCAAtgattctcttttcttttcttgaaCATTGTCCCTATTTTTCTATTTGGTTTCGCTAATTCTAATCATTTATATTTGCTCAAATAACTTAGAAATATGCTGGTGGTTAAATGTCTAAGGACTAAATACTATCCATGTTAGAATGTGAATGCAGAAAACTGTGGGAAAAAAACAGTAAATACGTGATCTAATATAGCAATTTGTGACTTATTGATTTTAAAACCAAGTCCATTGTTAATTTGAATAAGcttatgaattaaatgaaattataagaTAAAAGAACAGGAACTTTCCTACTGTGGTGGACGATACTCACAAGATTGTTTGCAAGTAGCATGTAACAGAACGTGGCGTCGATGTTGCAACAACCATCAGAAAGTATGTGAGTTTCAGTGTAGCAGAAGCACGGCGTAGGCAAAACAAGTGGAGGCAAGAAGAGAAAACAATTCAGAGTGCAGAATTTCACTGTATATGTATTATTTAGATACGTATACGAAACGAGGAGGTCGATAGGTGGTCACTTATCAAGGTTTAACTGACTATCTTCGGTAAACAAACCGGATATCCCATTGAGACCAATTTAGGACATGTACAATTCCGCCTACCATACTGCAACAAGGTTGTTAGTAGCCATTTTAAAACCATTCCACAAACACCTAGTGAAGCATAGTATTAGGAATATATCCCAGTTCTCCAACaagataactccgcctgtagctcttccagattTGCTGACGGTCCCAagtccgggtaaaggaggagggttgggcatggggttagcgtccccatcccgtagaaaactaactcgctaaaatacGGCagccagaaaaaaataattcaaaccattttaactctgtcctgggagttaaaaggtcttcatttagaagaactatgacgcctcatggtaaaagccgagttccttcggaagccacgaggccgatgctccttctaacaaccagagcaaacatttttataggtacatggaacgttcgaacaatgtgggaaaccgggaagaccagtcaaatagcaatggaaatgaggagatacaatttagcagtactgggaatcagcgaaacccactggacccaagctggacagaaaaggcttaatacgggagagatgctactatactccagtcacgaagaggaaaatgctccacacactcagggagttgctcttatgctgtccaaagtagcacgaaatgcacttgtagggtgggaatctcacggatccagaatcatcaaagcatcattcaaaacaaagaaggaggggattttaatgaatattatccaatgttatgcacccaccaatgatagcaatgacgatattaaagatcaattctacgagcggctgcaatcaatcattgagaaatgcccaagaaagaacctcaccatcctgatgggagatctaaacgccgaagtcggaatagacaacatcggatatgaagatatcatgggacgatatgaactgggagagagaaacgaaaatggggaaaaatgtgcaaatctatgtgtattcaacaaattggtcataggaggcacaatatttccacacaaacgtatacacaaggctacatggatctcaccggaccacactacagagaaccagatagatcatatttgcatcaataaaaaaatccGAGGGACAATGGAAggtgtgagaaccaggagaggagctgacatagcttctgatcaccacctagttgtggccaatttaaaactgaagctaaataaGAACTGGAGAACTTTACAAatagcactacaaaggttcaatacggCCCTCCTTTGAGATACTAACAAgttcaacgaattcaagatagctctcaacaacggGTTCCAAGCCCTACAAGAtatactgaaggaagaagaaactactatggaggacaactggaaaggcatcaaagaagcattaacttcaacgtgtcaagaggttctgggcctcaagaagcaccatcataaggaatgggtCTCAATAGAAATACTGGAAAAGATCAAAGaagggaagaacaagaagacagcaattaacaacagccgaacacgagcagaggaagtcaaggcacaagctgagtacacagatgcaaacaagcaagtgaagaggagcattaaaACCGACAAGCAGACATGCGTGGacgaactagcaacgacggcggaaaaagctgcaagagaaggaaacatgaaacaactatacgatacaacgaagaaactagaagggaaatatagtaaaccagtgACCGgccaaggacaaagaaggcggaccaatcactgaaattcaacaacagcggaacagaagggtagagtacttcgaggagcccctgaataggccggctccaatgaatccaccggacatcgaagcagcacacacagatcttcccatagacgtcaacccaccaacgacggaagaaatcataatggccatcagacaaatcaagagcgggaaagcagcagaacccgacaatataccagctgaaacaCTGAattcagacatagaagtaactacaaacatgctccaTGTTctgttcaaaaagatttgggaggaggaacaagtgccgatagactggaaagaagggcacctcgtcaagattccaaagaaaggagatctgagcaaatgtgaaaactaccttttggcgaaattctcccattttcgaacaacgagtttctcctgctttgactagcttgtttaaggtctttgagatttggttgtctaattttttgacgggatttATATCCATCACtttgtatgtgctcttatcttccagtagttcttcggcttttttgacgtattcttctttgtccatgattaCTCGTtggtgaaaactacagaggcattacactactgtcggtaccagggaaagtcttcaacagagtgttgctgaaccggatgaaagactcagcgGACGCCCaatttcgagatcaacaggctggatttcgTAGCgatcggttgtgcacagaccaaattgcgacactacggatcatcgtctaagtatcagttgagtggaactcaacactgtacatcaactttactgattATGAAaatgcatttgacagtgtagataagaGAACGTTATGAAAACTTCTTCAACACTagggagttcctgagaagattgtcaatattatccggaactcatacaacggactacagtgcaaagtagtgcatggaggacagctgacagatacattccaagtaaggaccagattcagacaaggctgtctactctctccctttctctttcttctggtggtcgactggattatgaagacctcgacatcttagggaaaacacggcatacaatgaacagctcagagccaattagacgatttggacttcgcagatgacctagccctcctatcccatacacacgaacaaatacagataaagacagccagtatAGCAGccgtctctgcatcagtaggcctcagcatacacaaagggaaaaccaaggacctcaaattcaaagtggagaacagcaatccaatcactcttgatggcgaaactctggaagatgtagaatccttcacatacctgggaagcatcatcgatgaacaaggaggatcagatgcagacgtaaaggcgaggattggcaaagtaagggttgcattcctacaattgaagaacatatggaactcagaacaactttcaaccaatattgaagtcagaatcttcaatacgaacgtcaaggcagttttactgtatggagccgaaacttggagaactacaacgaccacaatcaagaaggtacaagtatttataaatagttgtcttcgcaagatactcaacatccattggccggataccatcagcaacatccttctgtgggagagaacaaactagctttcagctgaagaggaaattcggAAAAGACGACGGAAATGAATAAGACACACATTAgggaaatcgtcaaactgcatcaggagacaagccctaacttggaatcctgaagggaagcggaaaagaagaaggtcaaagaacacattacgtcgggaaacagaatcagatatgaaaaggatgaataacaactggaaagagctggaaaggattgcctaggacagggttagatggagaatgctggtgagtggccaatgctccttcacgaggagtaacaggcgtaattaagtaagtaagtctccAGAAAAAGACCAAAAACATAAACACTAAATGGGCAGATGATGACGCTCTTGGACATAACATCATTGTAGACAGATGTACCACACAGGGAGACTGTTGAATATCTTTATGAACAATTTAGAGAACAGGAAATAGGGACTACAATCCCTGTGGATATCATGAAGGAATTATTACCGAAATGTACTACGAACTTAAACTTCAAATTCAATGGAGAAATATATCGGCATATAAATGGTGTCGCAATGGGTTCACCACTAGGTCCCATGTTGGCTTATATTTTCCTCACTAAATTAGGAAACGATCCATCAGCACAGAACATCGGCAAGTTTGATCTTACTGTCGATATATGGACAACACATCTATCCATTGTTGCGATCATATTGACCGGATAGAGACACTTAGATGATTTAATGAAGTTCATCTATCTATTAAATTCCTATGTGACGAAGAAAGTGGAGACAGAATAGCCTTTCCAGATATTCTACTTACAAAGAGAATAGATGGGTCACTAACAAGAAACTTGAACAAAAATCTACTTCAACCGGCCAATTTACAGTTCTTCTTAGTTTTTCTCTCTACAATATAGGAGGAACTTGATAAAGACACTTCATTATAGAACCATGACCATATGCTTCTTAGATGCGGTTGATGAAGTAACGaaggcatatatatatgtataatattagaTGACTATTGCTTTAAATCGCAAATTTATTGATCATCAGATCCTAAACAATCAGTTATAATGGTTAATCAATCATTGCGAGGCTTTGAAAGTCCTCGTTTAATCCTTGGTAAAATTATAAGTCTCTACTGAAAAGACGTTTCATAATACAGCTAAACAGCTATATTTTGATTTCTAGTAAATACCCCAACTCAGATTAATCTATAACGACTTACAATCTAAAAACCAAGACAATATCTATAAAAGCCTCTTCAACTAATctaataaaattacttacttacgcctgttacccccaatagagcataggccgccgaccagcattctctaacccacgctgtcctccgccttcctttctagttctatcaaattgttgttcatttctctcatgtctatctccatttcccggcgaaatgtgttctctggtcttcCTTTCCTCCTTTGGccctgaggattccaagtgagagtttgccttgtgatgcagttgggtactttcctcaatgtatgttctatccacttccaacgcttcctcctgatttcttcttacgctgggatctggtttgttctctcccagagtaggttgttgctaatagtgtctggccaacggatccgaagtattttgcgtagacaactgttaataaacacctgtatcttctggatgatggctctcgtagttctccaggtttctgccccatacagtagaactgtcttgacatttgtattgaaaatcctgaccttggtgttggttgacagttgttttaagttctagatgttcttcagttgtagatatgctgctcttgctttgccgatctgcgccttcacatctgcatcggatccaccctgttcatcaatgatgctgtccagatatgtaaaggtttttacatcttctaaatcttctccgttaattgtgattggattggtgcatactgtgttgtatcggagaatcttgcttttccctttgtgtatattgagacctacggatgctgatgctgctgctacactggtcatctTCTTCTGCATTTTTTGTTGCATGtacgatagaagagccagatcatctacaAAGTCTAAATCAACCAACTGCATCCtatctgtccactgtatcccatgtcCCCCCCAGATGCatacattgaaaaaaaagaaactttttATTGAGTAAAGAAATATTTGATAACAATCAATGagtaaaattgatttttttttttttccAAAATATGCATGTATCTAAGTGCATCTATTTTTTGATATGAACTTTTCGCTAAagaaattttatttcttttatttgttttaattgcatataaatataagttattaaattgaattatttttaaatgttcattgtttagtttatatatttcaatcatctattgaaattgaataaaagtaattttatttaagaagaaaaaaataggcgataaaatatgaaattaatttatttttatttgattacatgtatattattaatttatagtgATCAAGGATTTtcacatgatgattatgatgacgATGTTAATTCATTTTTCAATAATGGAAATGATTTATATGGTGGATATTATTCAGGAAATTATGatgatcatcatcaacatcCTCCACCAGATAGTCCAGATGGAGAAGGTCAACCACCACCAcccccaccaccaccaccaccatcaccacctcGGGATGAtggtcaacaacaacaacaaatgcctCCACCACCTCCTAAACCTCCGCGTCGTGAAGAACCTCAAGGACCAGAGCGGCCTGATGGCGACAGAGATCAACATCGGCCACACAATAACCGCAGTCATCATCACCGATATTATGATGATTTAGATAGATATGATATGGAAGTAAGAGATTTAGTTTTCGGTGGACATCATCATTATAAACCAAGATATTATGGAGAAGGTCATGGTTTAAAAGGTGAAGAAGCTTATGGTAATACACCAAAAGATCCTACCAAATATGATCAATATGGGAATTATTTACCTGATTATCTCAAACAACCGCAAAATACTCCACCGCCTATACCTGTTCCCAGTGCATTACAAAACGGCGATGGTGAAGAGGAAAATGATAAACACGAtgaagaaaaagagaatgaaTCTAAGCCgaaaaaatatgttaaatatgaGAAATATAAGCCGTCAACCAAACGGGTATCAAGTAAGAAAAACGGAAAATCGAAAAAATACGGAAAGAAAGGAAAGTATGGAAGCAagggaaaatataaaaaatatcgAAATAAGTATACGACAGAAGCAATGCCACAACCAACACCATATCCAGAAGAGCCAGCTCCTCGGCCAAATGAGGAAGACAACGGAGATAGCCAAGAATAGTGATAGTGGTAAATACAGATGAATCAAATGCAAATGAAAAGATAATGGAAAATGAGTTTTATCTTAAACTAGTATGAATTGTTGATACAAACGAactgtcataataataataatgataataataataataataataataataataacataacaCTATATATTACAActaataaatacaaattatttattaattaattcactTGTAAATGTATTCaaagtgaaatatatatatgagtaatTAAGAAAAGAGTTGTGAGTTTCATTTTGCTTTCTAATCTAGTTACATATGAACATTTATGGTAACAATACTGATCGTATAGAAAAATCTTTATCAAaactgattacataatgaataagtaAGATTAATTAAGAAATGTCATGTCTACtagaaataatcatttatattctatataaataatgaaagatTATTTTCTATAATTGAACCATAGTATAAAAGGCAATAGATTTTTTGTATTAGAATATtaagattaaataaaataaaacaaaatcactCCAAAAGAATTGTTCATTGAAAGTAATCTAAAGTAATCAAAAGAAATTGGATTGAAAGAGGTGTCGAATCTATATATGTTGAAGATATTTGAATAtacttttcatttcatattaCATGTGTCATTTACACATTAAAGTAATTATCTATTTG comes from Schistosoma haematobium chromosome 3, whole genome shotgun sequence and encodes:
- the BRD4 gene encoding Bromodomain-containing protein 4 (EggNog:ENOG410UJ51~COG:B~SECRETED:SignalP(1-22)); the encoded protein is MKLIYFYLITCILLIYSDQGFSHDDYDDDVNSFFNNGNDLYGGYYSGNYDDHHQHPPPDSPDGEGQPPPPPPPPPPSPPRDDGQQQQQMPPPPPKPPRREEPQGPERPDGDRDQHRPHNNRSHHHRYYDDLDRYDMEVRDLVFGGHHHYKPRYYGEGHGLKGEEAYGNTPKDPTKYDQYGNYLPDYLKQPQNTPPPIPVPSALQNGDGEEENDKHDEEKENESKPKKYVKYEKYKPSTKRVSSKKNGKSKKYGKKGKYGSKGKYKKYRNKYTTEAMPQPTPYPEEPAPRPNEEDNGDSQE